The proteins below come from a single Panicum hallii strain FIL2 chromosome 7, PHallii_v3.1, whole genome shotgun sequence genomic window:
- the LOC112900237 gene encoding uncharacterized protein LOC112900237 isoform X1: protein MDDKSKVKKEVNAPLGPPPPKRGLKFAPKVPVKKAAKLVPKKEPVEDSKDETINKELLMKLKASQITDPFARRIKTEEKPKSRTQVAFGQGNSSYARSFLIPKSSSDEAKLPKEYAEPWVRKDQITNEDCFLFRSYPLVSFFLLQDYTHTDYPVSLPLRRPYSGNPEILDEEEFGESSASRAQDAELTAAEELGLMDRSDESQLLLVQLPCSLPLPMQPQSVSEPNKGSKETREGMKLKELPAGYMGKILVYRSGKVKMKIGDILFDVSSGSDCKFVQEVAAINTREKHCCTVGEISKRAVITPNIGCLLGSANKMEE from the exons ATGGACGACAAGAGTAAAGTCAAGAAGGAAGTAAATGCCCCCCTTGGACCTCCTCCTCCAAAG AGAGGACTAAAATTTGCACCCAAAGTACCCGTGAAGAAAGCCGCTAAGCTTGTCCCGAAAAA GGAACCAGTTGAGGATAGCAAGGATGAAACCATCAATAAGGAATTGTTGATGAAACTTAAGGCATCACAG ATTACAGATCCCTTTGCAAGAAGAATTAAAACTGAGGAAAAAC CAAAAAGCCGAACACAAGTTGCATTTGGACAAGGAAATTCTTCTTATGCAAGATCTTTTCTTATACCAAAAAGTTCTTCAG ATGAAGCAAAGTTACCAAAAGAATATGCAGAGCCTTGGGTGAGGAAAGATCAGATTACTAATGAGGATTGTTTCCTATTCAGATCTTATCCATTGGTTTCCTTTTTTTTATTACAGGACTATACCCATACTGATTATCCTGTTTCTCTCCCACTGAGGAGGCCCTACTCTGGAAATCCTG AAATTCTTGACGAGGAAGAATTTGGAGAATCTTCTGCCAGCAGAGCTCAAGATGCTGAATTAACCGCAGCAGAAGAGCTTGGGTTAATG GATCGGTCAGATGAATCACAGTTGCTTTTGGTCCAGTTGCCATGCTCTCTCCCTTTACCAATGCAGCCACAATCAGTTTCTGAGCCTAATAAAGGCTCTAAGGAGACACGTGAGGGCATGAAACTCAAGGAGCTTCCTGCAGGTTATATGGGGAAGATACTTGTATATAGGAGTGGTAAAGTGAAAATGAAGATCGGGGACATACTCTTTGAT GTTTCTTCTGGCTCAGATTGCAAGTTTGtccaggaagttgcagcaattaACACCAGAGAAAAGCATTGCTGCACGGTGGGGGAGA
- the LOC112900237 gene encoding DNA-directed RNA polymerase III subunit RPC4-like isoform X2, protein MDDKSKVKKEVNAPLGPPPPKRGLKFAPKVPVKKAAKLVPKKEPVEDSKDETINKELLMKLKASQITDPFARRIKTEEKPKSRTQVAFGQGNSSYARSFLIPKSSSDEAKLPKEYAEPWDYTHTDYPVSLPLRRPYSGNPEILDEEEFGESSASRAQDAELTAAEELGLMDRSDESQLLLVQLPCSLPLPMQPQSVSEPNKGSKETREGMKLKELPAGYMGKILVYRSGKVKMKIGDILFDVSSGSDCKFVQEVAAINTREKHCCTVGEISKRAVITPNIGCLLGSANKMEE, encoded by the exons ATGGACGACAAGAGTAAAGTCAAGAAGGAAGTAAATGCCCCCCTTGGACCTCCTCCTCCAAAG AGAGGACTAAAATTTGCACCCAAAGTACCCGTGAAGAAAGCCGCTAAGCTTGTCCCGAAAAA GGAACCAGTTGAGGATAGCAAGGATGAAACCATCAATAAGGAATTGTTGATGAAACTTAAGGCATCACAG ATTACAGATCCCTTTGCAAGAAGAATTAAAACTGAGGAAAAAC CAAAAAGCCGAACACAAGTTGCATTTGGACAAGGAAATTCTTCTTATGCAAGATCTTTTCTTATACCAAAAAGTTCTTCAG ATGAAGCAAAGTTACCAAAAGAATATGCAGAGCCTTGG GACTATACCCATACTGATTATCCTGTTTCTCTCCCACTGAGGAGGCCCTACTCTGGAAATCCTG AAATTCTTGACGAGGAAGAATTTGGAGAATCTTCTGCCAGCAGAGCTCAAGATGCTGAATTAACCGCAGCAGAAGAGCTTGGGTTAATG GATCGGTCAGATGAATCACAGTTGCTTTTGGTCCAGTTGCCATGCTCTCTCCCTTTACCAATGCAGCCACAATCAGTTTCTGAGCCTAATAAAGGCTCTAAGGAGACACGTGAGGGCATGAAACTCAAGGAGCTTCCTGCAGGTTATATGGGGAAGATACTTGTATATAGGAGTGGTAAAGTGAAAATGAAGATCGGGGACATACTCTTTGAT GTTTCTTCTGGCTCAGATTGCAAGTTTGtccaggaagttgcagcaattaACACCAGAGAAAAGCATTGCTGCACGGTGGGGGAGA